In Caldisericia bacterium, one genomic interval encodes:
- a CDS encoding energy-coupling factor transporter transmembrane protein EcfT, with the protein MSKDTLIVGQYFPGEGFVYSLDPRGKMVSFLMMMIFLFFIKTFYGFIPVFVLLLILFILSKIPIKHVLKGLKPILILLVFTIFFHLFFTEGHVIFKFYFLKLTREGIIRGSFIGIRLILLILISSILTFTTTPIELTKGLEFLLLPLEKIGFPSGELVIMITIALRFIPVLMEEAERIIKAQTSRGANFDEGNIFKRAKSLIPILVPLFVSAFKRAEDLAVAMEVRCFQPGKKRTYMRKLNWRFSDTVFLLISIFVSISPLIFGI; encoded by the coding sequence ATTTCTAAAGACACTCTTATAGTCGGTCAGTACTTTCCAGGTGAAGGGTTTGTTTACTCCCTTGATCCAAGGGGAAAGATGGTTTCATTCCTCATGATGATGATCTTCCTTTTCTTTATAAAGACCTTTTACGGATTTATCCCCGTTTTCGTTTTGCTTTTGATACTCTTTATTCTTTCTAAAATCCCCATAAAGCATGTTTTAAAGGGGCTAAAACCAATACTTATTCTCCTTGTCTTTACCATATTTTTCCACCTCTTCTTCACAGAGGGACATGTAATATTCAAATTCTACTTCCTGAAACTCACAAGAGAGGGTATTATAAGGGGGAGTTTTATAGGTATAAGACTCATCCTCCTTATACTCATCTCTTCAATACTTACATTTACCACAACTCCCATTGAACTTACAAAGGGCCTTGAGTTTCTTCTTCTACCTCTTGAAAAGATTGGCTTTCCATCTGGTGAGCTTGTTATTATGATAACCATTGCTTTAAGATTTATTCCAGTGCTTATGGAAGAGGCAGAAAGGATTATAAAGGCTCAAACCAGCAGAGGTGCTAACTTTGACGAAGGAAACATATTTAAGAGAGCCAAAAGCCTTATCCCCATTCTCGTTCCTCTTTTTGTTTCTGCCTTCAAAAGGGCAGAGGACCTTGCAGTGGCTATGGAGGTAAGATGTTTCCAGCCAGGAAAGAAGAGAACCTACATGAGGAAACTAAACTGGAGGTTTTCTGATACAGTCTTTCTTCTAATTTCAATTTTTGTAAGCATCTCCCCACTCATATTTGGTATTTAA
- a CDS encoding DMT family transporter, producing the protein MRKDTLSLIVATILWGVTFVVVKQGVEVYHPVSFLFLRFGITFLVLTVFMFLTKRKIKNEIFVKGVILGIFLFFGYFFQTVGLKYTTPSKSAFLTSLGVLFTPFISLFILKTKIKFRTVLAVILASVGIYLMFGLSIDTINIGDVLTILSAVCWAFHIVFVGLLSIKEENFGLLFVEVWVVLILSGLFIIATGVKTIPIPTVSLKGAIITSLFATIVPFYIQLTFQTRENTIKANFIYATEPIFAALFEFLFLGVVYGIINYVGMLFIFLSALLAQKEG; encoded by the coding sequence ATGAGAAAGGATACTCTCTCATTAATAGTTGCTACAATCCTTTGGGGAGTTACTTTTGTTGTTGTTAAGCAGGGTGTTGAGGTATATCATCCTGTATCATTTCTATTTTTAAGGTTTGGTATAACATTCCTTGTTCTCACAGTATTTATGTTTTTAACAAAGAGAAAAATTAAAAATGAGATATTTGTAAAAGGGGTAATACTTGGCATTTTCCTATTCTTTGGATACTTTTTTCAAACTGTTGGTTTAAAATACACAACTCCATCAAAGAGTGCATTTTTAACATCTCTTGGAGTGCTATTCACTCCATTTATATCTCTCTTTATACTCAAAACAAAGATAAAGTTTAGAACAGTGCTTGCTGTTATTTTAGCTTCGGTGGGAATATACCTTATGTTTGGACTCTCAATAGATACAATTAACATTGGAGATGTTCTTACAATCCTTTCTGCTGTATGCTGGGCTTTTCACATTGTTTTTGTTGGACTTTTATCCATAAAAGAGGAAAACTTTGGACTTCTATTTGTGGAGGTATGGGTGGTTCTTATCCTCTCTGGACTATTCATAATAGCTACAGGAGTTAAGACAATTCCCATACCGACTGTTTCTCTAAAGGGAGCAATAATAACCTCTCTCTTTGCAACTATTGTTCCTTTCTACATACAACTAACTTTCCAGACAAGAGAAAACACCATAAAGGCAAACTTTATCTATGCCACAGAACCTATCTTTGCCGCACTCTTTGAATTCCTCTTTTTAGGCGTTGTGTATGGAATTATAAATTATGTGGGTATGCTTTTTATCTTTCTCTCCGCCCTCCTTGCCCAGAAAGAAGGTTAA